A window of the Bradyrhizobium ottawaense genome harbors these coding sequences:
- a CDS encoding TRAP transporter large permease yields MISAFILGLLFFLLAIGVPVAFAMAFSGGLGLYLVGGLPILLGVLQTTPLSAVTSYELITIPMFLLMADLVLLSGVADDLFKTAAAWVGRIPGGLGMATALAGAGFGSICGTSTASAATLASTSLPAMIRQGYEPRMAAGVVAISGTLAMLLPTSVALVIFGLLAEVNIGKLLISGIIPAIIVTMIIMGTIYLLVWLDPSRAPTVTAVSWSERFGLLWQVSPMVVLFSIVTGTIYLGVATPTEASAFGAFGAFCLACWKRKINMTSLYVTLRHAAQGTCMIVLIIMCAHIFGYFFTLTQVTQNIVGWVGGLDVSRWVIITLILCGYIVLGSFMDQIAILVLTVPIVLPLIKSLGFDPIWFGVIKIVTAEVGMITPPIGLNCFIVARYAGRPVSEVFHGTFPHFIAHLIAIAIFVAFPDIILWLPNHMQH; encoded by the coding sequence ATGATTTCCGCTTTCATCCTCGGGCTGCTGTTCTTCCTGCTGGCGATTGGCGTACCGGTCGCGTTCGCGATGGCGTTTTCCGGCGGGCTCGGCCTCTATCTGGTCGGCGGCCTGCCGATCCTGCTCGGCGTCCTGCAGACGACGCCGCTGTCGGCCGTGACTTCCTATGAGCTGATCACGATCCCGATGTTTCTGCTGATGGCCGATCTGGTCCTGCTGTCGGGCGTCGCCGACGACCTGTTCAAGACCGCCGCGGCCTGGGTCGGCCGCATCCCCGGCGGCCTCGGCATGGCGACCGCGCTCGCAGGCGCGGGCTTCGGTTCGATCTGCGGCACCAGTACCGCGTCGGCCGCGACGCTGGCCTCGACCAGCCTGCCCGCGATGATCCGCCAGGGCTATGAGCCGAGAATGGCAGCCGGCGTCGTCGCGATTTCGGGCACGCTGGCGATGCTGCTGCCGACCAGCGTCGCCCTGGTGATCTTCGGGCTGCTGGCCGAAGTCAACATCGGCAAGCTGCTGATCAGCGGCATCATCCCCGCGATCATTGTCACGATGATCATCATGGGAACGATCTACCTTCTGGTGTGGCTCGATCCTTCGCGCGCGCCGACCGTAACGGCGGTATCGTGGTCGGAGCGGTTCGGCCTGCTCTGGCAGGTCAGCCCGATGGTCGTGCTGTTTTCCATCGTGACCGGGACCATCTATCTCGGCGTCGCGACGCCGACCGAAGCCTCGGCATTCGGCGCGTTCGGAGCGTTCTGCCTCGCCTGCTGGAAGCGCAAGATCAACATGACGTCGCTGTACGTGACGTTGCGGCACGCGGCGCAGGGCACCTGCATGATCGTGCTGATCATCATGTGCGCGCATATCTTCGGCTACTTCTTCACCCTGACGCAGGTCACGCAGAATATCGTCGGATGGGTCGGCGGGCTCGACGTGTCGCGGTGGGTGATCATCACGCTGATCCTGTGCGGCTATATCGTGCTGGGCTCGTTCATGGACCAGATCGCTATCCTGGTGCTTACGGTTCCGATCGTGCTGCCGCTGATCAAGTCGCTCGGCTTCGATCCGATCTGGTTCGGCGTCATCAAGATCGTCACCGCCGAGGTCGGCATGATCACGCCGCCGATCGGGCTGAACTGCTTTATCGTGGCCCGCTATGCCGGACGACCCGTCAGCGAAGTATTCCACGGC